The genomic DNA AGCCGGCGTCGGCCGCTGAGCACCAGCACCAGGTCACGGATCGGGGCCGTGACGGGTTGGCCGTCGCCCACCGCGAAGTCAGCGTCGGTGGCCACCAACCTGACCCCCTTGAGGTGACGGCGGGGGTTCATCGGAAAACGCATGCGCCACAGGTGCGCTGCCACCACACGCGCGGCCGGCCCCGGCATCGGCCGATCGATGCCCAGCGGTATCGCGATGTCCTGCCCATGCACCAGGACATCCATCAGCGGGTCAGCCGGCGTGGTGCCCGGCGGCCTGCGCCGCGACCCGACGGCGGACCGCAGCGCGGCGACGAGTTGGTCGGGTCGACGGTCGTCGGCGGTGACCAGTCGTCGCATCATGGTGTTGAACCGGAACCCCGAACCCAGCATGGCCGCCAGCATCTGCGGCGCGGCCAGCTGCGAATGGGTCAGGTGGGCGGCGACATCACGGACATTCCACCCGTCGCACAGCGAGTCCACCGCCCACTGATCGGCACTCAACGCCTCCAGCTGATCAGCGAGGTCCGCACGTTCCCGGTCGACCCAGGACCAGATGGTGGTTGTGTCCATGCGGCACCTCCCAGTTTTAGTCAGCTTTCCTGACGAAATTTAGTCAGGAAGCCGTACTACTGTCAAGGCCATGGCGCCCCCGGCCTCCTCCGAACCCAGCTCTGCCGTGCTCATGTTCATCGCACACCGCGCCGCCGAAGGGCAGGTGTTGGAGCGGCTGCACACGGTCGGCTTCGACGATCTGACACCGGCCCAGTGCCGCCTGGCGCAACGCCTTTCGCCGTCGGGGATCCGCCTGACCGATCTGGCCGAGCAGGCCGGGGTGACCAAGCAGACCGCCGGCGCCCTGGTCGACGAGTTGGAACGCCACGGTTACGTGCTGCGCGAAGCCGACCCCGATGACGCCCGCGCGCGCCGCGTCGTGCTCACCGAGCGCGGTCGGCAAATGTGTCACGCGGCCACCGAGGAGGTCGGCCGGATCGAGCAGCAGTGGCGAGAGCACCTAGGCGAGCCGGCGTACCGGCAGTGGCGGGCGGCGCTGGTGGCATTGCGCGAGATCACCGATCCGTACCGGTGACACGAAAAAGCCCCTGACCCGGCGGGCAGGGGCTGATCCGTTGCAAGTGCCTAGTCGCGGTCGTCCATGGAACCGGGCGCGGTCTTGGACACCTGAACCAGGAACTCGTAGTTCGTCTTGGTCTTCCGCAGCTGGCTCATCAGCAGATCGATGGCCTGATGGCTGTCCAGCCCCGAGAGCACGCGGCGCAACTTGTGCACGATCGCGAACTCGTCCGGCCCGAGCAGCAGCTCGTCCTTGCGGGTGCCCGACGGGTTGACGTCGACGGCCGGGAACACCCGGCGCTCGGCGATCTTGCGATCGAGCTTGAGCTCGGCGTTGCCGGTGCCCTTGAACTCCTCGAAGATCACCGTGTCACCGGTGGAACCGGTCTCGACCATCGCGGTGGCGATGATGGTGAGCGATCCGCCGTGCTCGATGTTGCGGGCGGCGCCCAGGAAGCGCTTCGGCGGGTAGAGCGCGGTCGAATCCACACCACCGGACAGGATGCGGCCCGACGCCGGCGATGCGTTGTTGTACGCACGGCCCAGTCGGGTGATCGAGTCGAGAAGCACCACAACGTCTTTGCCCTGCTCGACCAGGCGCTTGGCCCGCTCGATCGCCAGCTCGGCAGCCTGGGTGTGGTCTGACGGCGGCCGGTCGAAGGTGGAGGCGATGACCTCACCCTTGACCGAACGCTGCATGTCGGTGACCTCTTCAGGCCGCTCGTCGACGAGCACCACCATCAGGTGGCACTCGGGGTTGTTGCGGGTGATGGCGTTGGCAATGTCCTGCATGATCGTGGTCTTACCGGCCTTGGGCGGAGACACGATCAGGGCACGCTGGCCCTTGCCGATGGGCATGATCAGGTCGATGACGCGGGTGGTCAGCTTGTCCGGCCCGGTCTCCAGGCGCAGCCGCTGGTTGGGGTACAGCGGGGTCAGCTTGCCGAACTCGGGGCGGTTCTTGGCCGCGTCCACCGGGCCGCCGTTGACCGTGTCCAGTCGCACCAGCGGGTTGAACTTCTGCCGCGGGTTCTGGTTGTTGCTGTCACCCTCGCGGGGGACGCGCACCGCACCGGTGACCGCATCACCACGGCGCAGGCCGTTCTTGCGGACCATGTTCATGGAGACGTAGACGTCGTTCGGCCCGGCGAGATAGCCCGACGTCCGCACGAAGGCGTAGTTGTCGAGCACATCGAGAATGCCGGCGACCGGCTGGACGACATCGTCGTCGCGCAGTTCTGTGTCGTTGCCACCCTCGCCACCGCCGCCGCGTTCGCCGCGGCGCTTGCGGTCCCGGAAGCGACGTCCGCGGCGGCCGCCGCGGCCCTCGCCGTCGTCGTCACCGTCGTTGTTCTGGTTGTTGTTGTTCTGGTTGTTGCGGTTCGACTCGTTGCGGTCGTTGTTGCGGTTGCCTTCGTTCTGGCCCGAATTCTGGCCCGCATTGTTGCGGTCGCGGCGGTTGGACTGCTCGCCACCCTGCTGGTCACCGCGGTCCTGTCGGCGGGGAGCGTCCTGAACGGGGGCCTTCTCGGCCTCGAGCTCGGCGGTCTTGACCTCGGCGGTCTTCGCCTCGGGGGCCTTCACCTCGGCGGTCTTGGCCTCGGTCTTGTCGGCGCGCTCGGTCTTGTCGGCGCGTGCGGGCTTGGATTCCTGCTTGGGCTGCTCGGCGGCCGTGTCACCGGCGGGCGAGCCCGACTGGCGGGAGGCGCTACGGCGCTCGCGGCGCCGCGGAGCCTCAGCGGGCGCGGCCTCGGCGGGCGCGGTGTCAGCCGCTGGGGCGGAGGCAGCCGGCGCGGCAGCCTCGCTCGGTCGATCGGCGCCGTTGGCCGGCACACTGGCCTGACGCTCGCGGATGGCGGCGATCAGGTCGCCTTTACGCATCCCCGAGGTGCCCTTGACGCCCACCCGGGCAGCCAGAGCCCGCAGCTCAGGCAGCACCATCGAGGTGAGCGAGCTGCTGGACTTGTCGGAGCCGACAGCCGCGGAGCCGCGGGGAGCCGAAACGTCGGCAGTCACGCCCGGCAGCTCGGTCTGGGATGCGCTGTCAGCCGTGATGAGGTCCGTATCAGTCACGGATTTCCTTTCTTCCCCCACAACGTGCCGTGTGGAGGGTTAGCTGCACTCAGCAAAACACTGAGCGCGACGTCTCACCGTCGGCTTCGCAGGCGGTGATCGCCGGGATTCGCGGCAAAGGGCGAACCGTCAGTCCACAAGTTGATCACAAGAAAGTTGGTGGTCGTCCTAGTGTCGGCGCAGAAGACGCTGCGATTGCCGGGACGCGACCGAGGATAACGCGCTTCACGGGCGGAAGCAAGAATGCCACCTCGGCGTGTGGCCTGTGCCCGAGGGTGTCAGACCCGGGCCGCCACCCCGGAAGTCCAGCGAACTCCGTCGCCGATCTTCATTTTCTCGACGGTGAATCCATGTGCGGCGCCGAAGTCGAGAACCTCCGGTGGCAACTCGGGTGTGGTGGAGAACGCCATCACCGCTGGTCCGGCTCCGGAGAGCACCGCTGCACATCCACAACGGCGCAGCATCGCCAGATATTCCGCCGACGCCGGCATGGCCGCGGCCCGCTGGGGTTGGTGCAGAACGTCCTCGGTGGCCGGCATCAGCAACTCGGGGCGCTCGGTCAGGGCCACCACCAGCAGTGCCGCCCGACTCAGGTTGAACCGCGCGGCGGTGTGACTGACCTGTTCGGGGAGCACCGCCCTGGTCTCCGCGGTGGACGAACGCACCTGGGGCACCGCGGCGAACAGATGGATGTCCGGATGCACCCGGATGGACGCGGCCTGGTAGCTGGGCACTCCGTCCGGGCCCGGTTCGGTCCAGGACACCACCGCGCCGCCGAGCACTGCCGCCGCGGCATTGTCGGGATGCCCCTCGAACTCCGAGGACAGCTGCACCAGACGCCTGGCATCCATGGCCGGCGTATTGACTTGCGCGGCAAGGCCGTTGACCACCGCCAGGCCGCCCACCACTGCAGCTGCCGACGATCCCAACCCGCGCGAGTGCGGAATGACGTTGCGGCAGCGGACAATCAAACCCTCCGCACGCAGACCGGTGGCAGCCAGTCCCCGCTCGATCGCCCGCACCACCAGATGCTCCGGGCTCAGCGGCACCTGGCCGCTCCCCTCGCCCTCCACCTCGATGATGAGCCCGGAATCCGTTGTCTCGACTACGATTTCGTCGTAGAGGCCAACCGCCAGACCGAGGCTGTCGAAGCCGGGCCCGAGGTTGGCGCTCGATGCCGCCACAACGGCGGTGGCGGTGAGTCCGGAAGGCAGGGTGTGCGGCATCGGGTCAGCCCAGACCCAGTTGCGCGACGACGGCCACCGGATCGACCGGGACCGCAGTGACGGTGGGCATGCCCTTGAGCGCGGTGTCGGGATCTTTGAGGCCGTTGCCGGTGACAGTGCACACCACGGTCGAACCCGGCGTCACCCAGCCGTCCTCCACGGCCTTCAACAGCCCGGCGATGCTGGCCGCCGAGGCAGGCTCGACGAACACGCCCTCACTGCTGGCCACCAGCCGGTAGGCGGCCAAGATCTCCTCGTCGGTGGCGGCCAAAAAGCGACCGCTCGACTCCTGCTGCGCGGCCACCGCACCGTCCCACGATGCCGGGGCGCCGATGCGGATGGCGGTGGCGATGGTCTCGGGGTTCTTCACGGGCTCCCCCGTCACCAGCGGCGCGGCCCCGGCGGCCTGGGTGCCCAGCATGCGCGGCAGCGTGTCGGCCAGCCCGTCGCGGTGGTATTCGCGGTAGCCCTTCCAGTATGCGGTGATGTTGCCGGCGTTGCCCACCGGCAGCGAATGCACATCGGGCGCCTGGCCGAGGGCATCGACGATCTCGAAGGCAGCGGTCTTCTGACCCTCGATACGCACCGGGTTGACGCTGTTGACCAGAGCGATGGTCGGGAAGTCGGCGGTGAGCTTGCGGGCCAACTCCAGACAGTCGTCGAAATTGCCGTCGATCTGGATGATCTTGGCGCCGTGCATCACCGCCTGGGCAAGCTTGCCCATGGCGATCTTGCCCTGCGGGATCAGCACCGCGCAGGTGATGCCGGCCTTCGCCGCGTAGGCGGCGGCCGATGCCGACGTGTTGCCCGTGGAGGCGCACAGCACCGCCTGCTGGCCACGCGCCACGGCGTCGGTGACGGCCATGGTCATGCCGCGGTCCTTGAACGACCCGGTGGGATTGAGCCCCTCGACTTTCAAATGCACGGTGCAGCCGGTGTGTTCGCTCAACCGCTTGGCATGGATCAACGGCGTACCGCCCTCGAGCAGCGTCACCGCGGTCCAGTCCGCGCCGATCGGCAACCGCTCGCGGTAGGCCTCGATCAGGCCGGGCCACGGCGTGTGCACCGGTGTCATTCGCCGGCCCCTTCCATGCGTAGGACGCTGGCCACCTGGGACACCGCGTCGAGCTCCTCGAGCGCCGAAATGGTTTCCGAGAGCGCCTCATCGGTGGCCTGATGGGTCAGCACCGCGATGCGCGCACCGACGCGCTGACCGCCGTCGTCGGCGATGCCCTCCTGGCGCACCTCGGCGATCGAGACCTCGCGCTTGGCGAATTCGGCTGCCACCGAGGACAACACACCGGGGCGGTCCTTGACGTACAGGCTCACGTAGTAGCGCGTGGGAATCACGCCGATGGAGGCGATCGGCAGCTTGGCGTACTTGGACTCGCGCGGTCCGCGCCCACCCTGGACGCGGTTGCGCGCGGCCATCACCAGATCACCCATCACGGCCGACGCGGTGGGGGCGCCGCCGGCGCCCTGGCCATAGAACATCAGCCGTCCGGCGGCCTCAGCCTCGACCACGACGGCGTTGAACGCACCGCTGACCGAGGCCAGCGGATGATCCAGCGGCACCAGCGCCGGGTACACCCGGGCCGAAACCTTCTGCTTGCCCTTGCCCGTGGTCAGCCGTTCGCAGATGGCCAGCAGTTTGATGGTGCAGCCCAACGCTTTCGCCGATTCGAAATCCTCGGCGGTCACCTTGGTGATGCCCTCGCGGTACACATCGTCGGCGGTGACGCGGGTGTGGAACGCGATGGAGGCCAGGATCGCCGCCTTGGCCGCGGCGTCGTAGCCCTCCACGTCGGCCGTCGGGTCGGCTTCGGCGTAGCCGAGCGCGCTGGCGTCGGCCAAGGCGCTGTCGTAGCTGGCACCGGTCTCGTTCATGGCCGACAGGATGTAGTTGGTGGTGCCGTTGACGATGCCCGCCACCCGCACCACGGTGTCGCCGGCCAGCGACTGGGTGAGCGGTCGGATCACCGGAATGGCCCCGGCGACAGCGGCTTCGAAGTACAGGTCCACCCGGGCCTTCTCGGCGGCCTGGGCCAGTTCGCCGGTGGACTGCGCCATCAGCGCCTTGTTCGCGGTGATCACCGACTTGCCGCGCTCCAGGGCGGTCAGGATGGCCTTGCGTGCGGGTTCCACCGGCCCCATCACCTCGACCACGATGTCAACGTCCTCGCGGGCCACCAGGCCCTCGATGTCCTCGGTCAGCAGCTCCACCGGCACACCGCGATCGTCGGCGACCCGGCGCACGCCCACACCGCGCAGCACCAGCGGCGCACCGATGCGGGCGGCCAGATCCTCGGCGCTCTCCTCGATGATGCGAACCACTTCACTACCGACGTTGCCCAGCCCCAGCACCGCGATGCCGACCGGCTTCTCTTCACCCGCCATGGGTCACCTCACTTCCAAACTCAACAGATCGTCGACTGTTTCCCGTCGCAGGATCAGCCTGGCCCGGCCGTCGCGCACGGCCACCACGGCAGGGCGACCCAGCAGGTTGTACCGGCTCGACATGGAATAGCAGTAGGCCCCGGTGGCCGCGACGGCCACCAGATCACCCGGCACCAGGTCGTCGGACACCCAGGTGTCGCGGACGATGATGTCGCCGCTCTCGCAGTGCTTGCCGACCACGCGGGCCAGCACCGGGGCGGCCGCACTGGTGCGTGAGACCAACCGGACGTCGTACTCGGCGCCGTAGAGCGCGGGCCGGATGTTGTCGCTCATCCCGCCGTCCACGCTGACGTACCGGCGGTGCTGATCTGCCGACACCGCAACGTCTTTGACGGTGCCCACCTGATAGACGGTGATGGTGCCCGGCCCGGCGATGGCACGGCCCGGCTCGACCACCAGCGTGGGTGTGGGCAGCCCGACGGCGGCGGCCTCGTTCTCGACGATGGCGGTGAGCTTCTCGGCCAGCTCGTGCATCGGCGGCGGGTTGTCGTGAGGGAGGTAGGCGATGCCCAGACCGCCGCCGAGGTCGATGATCGACATCTGCGCGGTCTTGTGGGCGCCGAACTCGGCCACCACATCACGCAGCAGGCCGATGACCCGTCGGGCGGCGACCTCGAAGCCGTCGACGTCGAAGATCTGCGATCCCACGTGGCAGTGCAGGCCGACCAGGCGCAGGTTGGCGGTCGCGAACACCCGCCGCACCGCCTCCATGGCCGCGCCGCTGACCAGCGACAGGCCGAACTTCTGGTCCTCGTGGGCGGTGGAGATGAACTCGTGGGTGTGCGCCGACACCCCGGGGGTGACGCGCAGCAGGACATCCTGCACCACACCGGCGGCGCCGGCGACGGCCTCCAGACGCTCGATCTCGATCTCGGAGTCGATCACGATGTGCCCGACGCCCGCCTTGACCGCTGCGGTGAGCTCATCCACCGATTTGTTGTTGCCGTGCACGGTGATTCGCGCGGGCGGGAAGTCGGCGTGCAGTGCGACGGCGAGTTCACCGCCGGTCGCGACGTCCAGCGACAGACCCTCCTGATGCACCCAGCGAGCGATCTCGCTGCACAGGAACGCCTTCGAGGCGTAGTGCACATGGTCCCCGCCGCCGAACGCCGAGGCGATCTCGCGGCAGCGACCGCGGAAGTCGTCCTCGTCGATCACGAACAGCGGCGTGCCGAACTCCGCAGCCAGATCGGCGACGCTGACACCGGCCACCGACACCATGCCGTCCGAGCCCCGAGAAGCGTTGCGCGGCCACACATTCGGCGCCAACGCCATCATCTCGTCAGCGGAGTCGGGCGCCGGCGGAGCGCCGGTTTCCGGATGTGCGCTCACATGCGCTCCGGTGCGCTGACACCCAGGATCGCCAGGCCGTTGGCGATCACCTGGCGGGTGGCCTGGCACAGCGCCAGCCGCGCGGCGTGCAGGTCCGAGGGATCCTCATCACCCTGCGGCAGCACGCGGCAGGAGTCGTAGAACCGGTGGTAGTCACCGGCCAGGTCCTCCAGGTACCGGCAGACCCGGTGTGGCTCACGCAGATCGGCCGCGGTCTTGAGCACCCGGGGGAACTCGCCGATGCTGCGGATCAGCGTGCCCTCCTTGTCGTGGCTCAGCAGTTCCAGATGCTCGGTACTGGGGGCCAGCCCGAGCTCGGCGGCGTTGCGGGCCAGCGCGGAGAGCCGGGCGTGCGCGTACTGCACGTAGTAGACCGGATTCTCACTCGACGCCGAGGACCACAGCTCCAGGTCGATGTCGATCGGGGTGTCCACCGACGAGCGGGTCAGCGCGTACCGGGCGGCGTCCACACCGAGGGCGTCCACCAGGTCGTCGAGGGTGATCACGGTGCCGGCGCGCTTGCTCATCCGCACCGGCTGACCGTCGCGCACCAGGTTGACCATCTGGCCGATCAGCACCTCGACGGTGTCGGGGTCGTCCCCGAGTGCCGCTGCGGCGGCCTTGAGCCGGGCGATGTAGCCGTGGTGGTCGGCGCCCAGCATGTAGATGCACAGGTCGAACCCGCGTTGGCGCTTGTCCAGGTAGTAGGCCAGGTCGCCCGCGACGTAGGCCGGGTTGCCGTCGCTCTTGATGACCACCCGGTCCTTGTCGTCACCGAACTCGGTGGTGCGCAACCAAGTTGCGCCGTCCTTTTCGTAGATGTTGCCGTTGGCGCGCAGCGTGGCGATGGCTTCGGCCACCCGGCCCGAGGTGTGCATCGAATCCTCGTGGGTGAAGACGTCGAAGTCGGTGCCGAACTGGTGCAGGGATTCCTTGATGTGGGTGAACATCAGGTCCACCCCGATGGATCGGAACGTCTCCTGCTGCTGGTCGGAGGGCAGGCTCAGCACGTCCGGGGCCTGCTCCAGCACCTGGGCCGCGATGTCGGCGATGTAGGTGCCGGCGTAGCCGTCCTCGGGGGTGGGCGCCCCGGTGGCCGCGGCCACCAGCGAACGGGCGAACCGGTCGATCTGGGCGCCGTGGTCGTTGAAGTAGTACTCGCGGGTGACGGCGGCACCCTGGGTGCTCAGCAGCCGGCCCAGCGCGTCGCCGACGGCGGCCCAGCGGGTACCGCCGATGTGGATCGGGCCGGTGGGGTTGGCCGAGACGAACTCCAGGTTGACGTTGATGCCCAGCTCGGAGGAGTTGCCGTAGGCGGCGCCGGCGGCGATCACGTCGGCGACGATGCGGCCCTGGGCTGCGGCGTCGATGCGCAGGTTGACGAACCCGGGTCCGGCCACGTCGGCCGCGGCGACCCCGTCGGCGGCCGTCAGGGCCTCGGCCAGCCAGCCGGCCAGCTCGCGCGGATTGGCGCCGACCTTCTTGCCCACCTGCAACGCCAGGTTGGTGGCGTAATCGCCGTGCTCGGGGTTGCGCGGACGCTCGACGGTCACCGTGGCGGGAAGAGCGTCGGTGTCCAGGTCATGGGCGGCCAGCACCGCAGTGGCGGTACTCCTGAGCAGATCGGCCAGATCGGCGGGTGTCACGGGGGTCCATCCTATGGTCTGGGGTGGTCGCGGCCCGAATCGATTACCGGTGGTCGGCGCAGCCGCCGGGATGCGTTAGTCTGTGCAGGCCCATTGGCGCGTGGTACCGCGCCCCCGTAGCTCAGGGGATAGAGCGTCTGCCTCCGGAGCAGAAGGCCGCAGGTTCGAATCCTGCCGGGGGCACTTTCCCGATCATCTCCCCCTCGGTCGTCAGCCGACCAGCAGCGTCTGCGCCGCCGAGATGAAATCGGTCACCAGCCGGTTGGTCTCTGCGGCCCGCGTGGCCACCACCACGCTGCTGGCGGAAAAACCCTCCAGCGGCACGGTCACCAAGTCAGGGCGCAGCGAGCTGCGCCGGTCGCCGACCGGGAGCACGGCAACGGCCCGTCCGGCAGCCACCAACTCCATGCGGTCTTCGAAACTCTCGATGAGCGCCTCGGCCGACGCCGGGTCCGTGGGGTGGAAGATCTGGCGGGTCCCGCCGTGGGAACAGATGATCGACTGACCGGGCGCGACGTCATCCATCGACACCGAGCTGCGTGTGGCCAGCACGTCATCGGCGCGCACCACCAGCTTGCGGGGCTCGTCGTAGAGCGGCGTCAGGCGAACGTGGTCGGTCGGGATCGGCAGCGGCGCCCTGGCGACCAGGACATCAACCACCCTGTCGGTGAAGGCCCCTTGCTCATGACACGCGAGATGGCGGGTGACGATGTCCGCCTCCGGGTGCCGGCGACGCAGTTCACTGACTGCGGAGGTGATGAGCAGGTCCTCGACGTAGCCGATGACGATCCTGTCCGCCGCGTGCGCGCGGGCGGTGGCCATGGCCCGGCGGGCGGTGCGCAGCAGGGTCCGCGCCTCGGGCAGAAAGGCTTCGCCGGCGTCGGTGAGCGCAACCCCCTGCGGGGTGCGGTCGAACAGTCGGACACCGAGGCGGCGTTCCAGTCGCTGGATCTGCTTGCTCAGCGAGGGCTGCGCCACGTGCAGGTCTGCCGCGGCACGGCTGAAGTTGTGGTGCTCGGCGACCACGGTGAAGTAGCGGACGAGTCTGAGTTCCAGGTCGGTTCCGAGTTCGTGCACTGATGGTCAAACGACGCGCACGGTGGGCGTATTCCGATTCGGCATGGCGCAGTGCCGAGCAGGTCTTGGACATGTCGGCTGCGCCGTCGAAGACTCGATGACATGGGTAGATATGACGGCAAGAACGTGGTGATCACCGGTGGGAGTAGCGGTTTGGGGTTGGCGGCCGCCCACTACCTGGTCGAGCACGGGGCCCGGGTCATGGTCACGGGACGCAATCAGGACACCTTGGATGATGCCGCCCGGTTCCTGGGTGATCGCGGGATCGCGGTGGTCAGCGACGCGGGTTCGCTGACCGCGATCGACGCACTCGCCGACCGGGTCCGCGCCGACTTCGGCACCATCGATGCGTTGATCGTCAACGCGGGGATCGGGAGCTTCGACGCGTTTGTCGACGTGACCGAGGAGACCTTCGATGAGGTCTTCGCCATCAACACCAAAGGCCCGTTCTTCACGGTGCAGAAGCTGGCCCCGCTGCTGAACCGCGGCAGCGGTGTGGTGTTGACGACCTCGATCGCGAACCAGACCGGCTGGGATGCCCTGAGCGTCTATTCGGCCAGCAAGGCTGCCTTACGGTCGATGGCGCGCACCCTCAGCCGGGAGCTGCTGCCCAGGGGTATCCGGGTCAACGCCATCAGCCCAGGGTCGATCGACACGGGGAAGCTGGAAAAGGAAGCACCGGAGAAGGCCGCTGCACTCAAGGCCGAATTCGAGGCCAGCAGCCCGATGCATCGGTGGGGCCATCCTGACGAATTCGCCCCTGCGGTGGCGTTTCTCGCGTTCGATGCGACGTTTGTGGCCGGCATCGAGCTCGTGGTCGACGGCGGCGAGTCGCAGCTGTGAACCACGTGTCGGGTGCATACGGAGGCAAGCGCGTGGTGATCACCGGCGGCACCAGTGGGATCGGGCTGGCCACCGCAGGACTCCTGGTCGACGGTGGTGCCCGGGTGCTGGTCACAGGTCGGACTCCGGCCTCGCTGGAATCGGCCCGCGCGGCACTGGGTCCCGGGGCCATCGTCGTCGAGAGCGACGCGGTGTCCGGCATCGACGAGCTGGTCGAGCGGGTGCGATCGGAGTTCGGTGCCGTCGATCTGCTGGTGCTCAACGCCGGCGGCACCGGCACGGCATCGGTTGCCGAGACCGATGAGGCGCTGTATGACGGTCTGTTCGACCTCAACACCAAGGCGCCGTTCTTCACGCTGCAGAAATTCCTGCCGATGCTGGGCGTGGGCAGCGCCGTGGTGCTGACGACGTCGGTCAGCAACACCAAGGGGATCGCCACGACCGGCGTCTATGCGGCGACCAAGGCCGCGCTGCGATCGATGACGCGGACCTTCGCCCGTGAACTCCTCGAGCGAGGCGTCCGCGTCAACGCGGTCTCCCCCGGTCCCATCGACACCGGGATCCTCGAACGCACCATGCCGGCACAGGCCGCGCGCGACTTCCTCGAACAGATCAGGGACGACAACCCGATGCGCAGATTCGGCGAGCCTGTCGAGGTGGCGCGGGCCATCCTGTATCTCGGCTTCGACGCTACCTACACCACAGGTACCGAACTCCTGGTCGACGGTGGTGCGTCAGATCTGTGAGCGGCCCTGCGCGGCTGTGCCCCAGCTCACCCGAAGCCACCACACAGCCGGTGCCGTGAGTGAAACCCAGTGCCCAGCAGTGTCTTTCAGAGATAAAATCACCGGTTACACGCAGGAAACGCGAACTTAACTTCGGCGGTGCCGAAGTTCCTTGCAGCTCATTGAAACGCTCTGCCAGGGTTGCCCACCGAGTGACACGTCGAATCGGCGCCCGTCCGGTGGAGCCGATGCTGCAAGGGAGTTCGCAAGTGCTGTGGAGAGTCCTACGCCTGGCCGTGGTGGCCTGTTTCGCGATGGTGGTGGCCGCGTGCGGTGGCGCCTCCGATGCAGGTCAGCCTGCTGCCGATGAGCTGAGGGTGGCGATCAACCCCGGATTCGTGCCGTTCGAGCAGATCGAGAACGGCGAGCTGGTGGGCTTCGATGTCGACCTGGCCAACGCGCTGGCCGCCAAGCTGGGCAAGACCGCGGTGTTCGATCAGATGCCCTTCACCAGCCTGCTGGCCTCGGTGTCGTCCGGGCGCGCCGACATCGCCATCTCGGGCATTCTCGACACCCCCGAGCGGCGCAAGGAAGTGGCCTTCTCCCAGGCCTACGTCAACGATTCCTTCGTGTTGACGGTGAACCAGGACAACC from Mycolicibacterium tokaiense includes the following:
- a CDS encoding maleylpyruvate isomerase family mycothiol-dependent enzyme; this encodes MDTTTIWSWVDRERADLADQLEALSADQWAVDSLCDGWNVRDVAAHLTHSQLAAPQMLAAMLGSGFRFNTMMRRLVTADDRRPDQLVAALRSAVGSRRRPPGTTPADPLMDVLVHGQDIAIPLGIDRPMPGPAARVVAAHLWRMRFPMNPRRHLKGVRLVATDADFAVGDGQPVTAPIRDLVLVLSGRRRLSAGAAPA
- a CDS encoding MarR family winged helix-turn-helix transcriptional regulator: MAPPASSEPSSAVLMFIAHRAAEGQVLERLHTVGFDDLTPAQCRLAQRLSPSGIRLTDLAEQAGVTKQTAGALVDELERHGYVLREADPDDARARRVVLTERGRQMCHAATEEVGRIEQQWREHLGEPAYRQWRAALVALREITDPYR
- the rho gene encoding transcription termination factor Rho, whose amino-acid sequence is MTDTDLITADSASQTELPGVTADVSAPRGSAAVGSDKSSSSLTSMVLPELRALAARVGVKGTSGMRKGDLIAAIRERQASVPANGADRPSEAAAPAASAPAADTAPAEAAPAEAPRRRERRSASRQSGSPAGDTAAEQPKQESKPARADKTERADKTEAKTAEVKAPEAKTAEVKTAELEAEKAPVQDAPRRQDRGDQQGGEQSNRRDRNNAGQNSGQNEGNRNNDRNESNRNNQNNNNQNNDGDDDGEGRGGRRGRRFRDRKRRGERGGGGEGGNDTELRDDDVVQPVAGILDVLDNYAFVRTSGYLAGPNDVYVSMNMVRKNGLRRGDAVTGAVRVPREGDSNNQNPRQKFNPLVRLDTVNGGPVDAAKNRPEFGKLTPLYPNQRLRLETGPDKLTTRVIDLIMPIGKGQRALIVSPPKAGKTTIMQDIANAITRNNPECHLMVVLVDERPEEVTDMQRSVKGEVIASTFDRPPSDHTQAAELAIERAKRLVEQGKDVVVLLDSITRLGRAYNNASPASGRILSGGVDSTALYPPKRFLGAARNIEHGGSLTIIATAMVETGSTGDTVIFEEFKGTGNAELKLDRKIAERRVFPAVDVNPSGTRKDELLLGPDEFAIVHKLRRVLSGLDSHQAIDLLMSQLRKTKTNYEFLVQVSKTAPGSMDDRD
- the thrB gene encoding homoserine kinase: MPHTLPSGLTATAVVAASSANLGPGFDSLGLAVGLYDEIVVETTDSGLIIEVEGEGSGQVPLSPEHLVVRAIERGLAATGLRAEGLIVRCRNVIPHSRGLGSSAAAVVGGLAVVNGLAAQVNTPAMDARRLVQLSSEFEGHPDNAAAAVLGGAVVSWTEPGPDGVPSYQAASIRVHPDIHLFAAVPQVRSSTAETRAVLPEQVSHTAARFNLSRAALLVVALTERPELLMPATEDVLHQPQRAAAMPASAEYLAMLRRCGCAAVLSGAGPAVMAFSTTPELPPEVLDFGAAHGFTVEKMKIGDGVRWTSGVAARV
- the thrC gene encoding threonine synthase, coding for MTPVHTPWPGLIEAYRERLPIGADWTAVTLLEGGTPLIHAKRLSEHTGCTVHLKVEGLNPTGSFKDRGMTMAVTDAVARGQQAVLCASTGNTSASAAAYAAKAGITCAVLIPQGKIAMGKLAQAVMHGAKIIQIDGNFDDCLELARKLTADFPTIALVNSVNPVRIEGQKTAAFEIVDALGQAPDVHSLPVGNAGNITAYWKGYREYHRDGLADTLPRMLGTQAAGAAPLVTGEPVKNPETIATAIRIGAPASWDGAVAAQQESSGRFLAATDEEILAAYRLVASSEGVFVEPASAASIAGLLKAVEDGWVTPGSTVVCTVTGNGLKDPDTALKGMPTVTAVPVDPVAVVAQLGLG
- a CDS encoding homoserine dehydrogenase, yielding MAGEEKPVGIAVLGLGNVGSEVVRIIEESAEDLAARIGAPLVLRGVGVRRVADDRGVPVELLTEDIEGLVAREDVDIVVEVMGPVEPARKAILTALERGKSVITANKALMAQSTGELAQAAEKARVDLYFEAAVAGAIPVIRPLTQSLAGDTVVRVAGIVNGTTNYILSAMNETGASYDSALADASALGYAEADPTADVEGYDAAAKAAILASIAFHTRVTADDVYREGITKVTAEDFESAKALGCTIKLLAICERLTTGKGKQKVSARVYPALVPLDHPLASVSGAFNAVVVEAEAAGRLMFYGQGAGGAPTASAVMGDLVMAARNRVQGGRGPRESKYAKLPIASIGVIPTRYYVSLYVKDRPGVLSSVAAEFAKREVSIAEVRQEGIADDGGQRVGARIAVLTHQATDEALSETISALEELDAVSQVASVLRMEGAGE
- the lysA gene encoding diaminopimelate decarboxylase, with translation MMALAPNVWPRNASRGSDGMVSVAGVSVADLAAEFGTPLFVIDEDDFRGRCREIASAFGGGDHVHYASKAFLCSEIARWVHQEGLSLDVATGGELAVALHADFPPARITVHGNNKSVDELTAAVKAGVGHIVIDSEIEIERLEAVAGAAGVVQDVLLRVTPGVSAHTHEFISTAHEDQKFGLSLVSGAAMEAVRRVFATANLRLVGLHCHVGSQIFDVDGFEVAARRVIGLLRDVVAEFGAHKTAQMSIIDLGGGLGIAYLPHDNPPPMHELAEKLTAIVENEAAAVGLPTPTLVVEPGRAIAGPGTITVYQVGTVKDVAVSADQHRRYVSVDGGMSDNIRPALYGAEYDVRLVSRTSAAAPVLARVVGKHCESGDIIVRDTWVSDDLVPGDLVAVAATGAYCYSMSSRYNLLGRPAVVAVRDGRARLILRRETVDDLLSLEVR